Proteins encoded together in one Salvelinus fontinalis isolate EN_2023a chromosome 6, ASM2944872v1, whole genome shotgun sequence window:
- the LOC129857217 gene encoding vesicle-associated membrane protein 1-like, with translation MSAPDAAPPAGPPGAPGAPGADGAPGGGPPPPPPNTSSNRRLQQTQAQVEEVVDIMRVNVDKVLERDQKLSELDDRADALQAGASQFESCAAKLKSKYWWKNAKMMIIMGIIGVLVVGVLFLYFFY, from the exons gTCTGCCCCAGATGCTGCTCCTCCAGCTGGACCTCCCGGAGCCCCAGGGGCCCCAGGAGCAGACGGAGCCCCAGGTGGAGGgcccccaccccctcctcccaACACCTCCAGCAACCGCAGGCTACAACAGACACAAGCCCAAGTGGAGGAG gtggtGGATATTATGCGGGTGAATGTGGACAAGGTTCTGGAGAGGGACCAGAAGCTGTCGGAGCTGGATGACAGAGCGGATGCTCTCCAGGCCGGGGCCTCCCAGTTCGAGAGCTGTGCAGCCAAACTAAAGAGCAAATACTGGTGGAAAAACGCAAAG ATGATGATCATTATGGGTATCATTGGAGTACTTGTGGTCGGAGTCCTTTTCT